A portion of the Microbulbifer agarilyticus genome contains these proteins:
- a CDS encoding M16 family metallopeptidase, whose product MDMRFSRVILPLLTTVFLLGVAGCDRQRSGEDGEENVHKAFQVDKKAAASSKAAATGNEAYVEAPDIDLSFHKEVLDNGLTVIVHEDHKAPVVALNIWYKVGSKDESPGKTGFAHLFEHLMFNGSENYPGEYFEPFQRSGATDMNGTTNNDRTNYFETVPTGALDMAMWMESDRMGHFKGAISQEKLDEQRGVVKNEKRQGENVPYGKAFDVIAASTFPSDHPYSWSTIGSMEDLDNASLEDVKQWFSEYYQPANAILVIAGDITVPQAMDMARKYFGNIASTSVPPEIKHWELPTQVNKRKEMTDRVPQTRIYKVWNVPAIGSTDEDALDLMTSLLANRKNSLLYRRLVRDEQVATSVSAYYYGRQLAGQLIITVDVKPGQSVEKVEKLLNEELQQFADNGVSADELRRIKQSQFASVVKGLEKIGGFGGKTDILARSEFYYGDPVALIDGLDDYAKVSVSDVQDAAQKWLKPEHFTLVIFPEDKYQASEHDVDRSQLPAIDKNVELELPKQQEFTLKNGLKVVLAERHDTPAVFMKLQYRGGASADGDKPGLASVVARMLSEGAGDYDSLGFSARQEELGASIGTGSGLDYNSISFSALKSQLKPSLELFRDVITAPQFPEEDLTRVKSNWLDSIRQEEAQPQGLAMRKLPPLLYGENHPYSAPLTGSGTPEAVSSITRDDLVNYHDTWLRPDNAQLTVVGDVNRDEIEKLLNDTLGKWRAPKEPLPDLNIAKVERPEGARIFLLDRPGAEQSYVMAGLLMPPWQPDGAEAFDAMASAVAGKFTSRINMNLREDKNWSYGARAVSMDAEGQRPYIVIAPVQTDKTAAAMQEILKEYNAYLNDRPIEDNELSDYKDDEVLKQSARFQTKGQLLSSIAWQIEKGLPPEYIADYPQRVSSLSKEQVVQAAKDNLAPDQFTWVIVGDLDKIKQDIEALDLGPVQVLPTEQ is encoded by the coding sequence ATGGATATGCGATTTTCCCGTGTGATTTTGCCGCTACTCACCACTGTATTCCTTCTGGGTGTGGCCGGTTGCGACAGGCAAAGGTCCGGGGAAGATGGCGAGGAGAATGTGCACAAGGCGTTTCAGGTCGATAAAAAAGCGGCCGCCAGTAGTAAAGCGGCTGCAACCGGCAACGAAGCCTATGTGGAGGCCCCCGACATTGATCTGTCTTTCCACAAAGAAGTCCTGGATAACGGTCTGACCGTGATTGTGCACGAGGATCACAAGGCGCCGGTGGTGGCCCTCAATATCTGGTACAAGGTTGGGTCAAAAGACGAAAGCCCGGGTAAAACCGGCTTTGCGCATTTGTTTGAGCATTTGATGTTCAACGGCTCAGAAAACTATCCGGGCGAATACTTCGAGCCCTTCCAGCGCTCCGGTGCCACGGATATGAATGGCACCACAAATAACGATCGCACCAACTACTTTGAAACGGTTCCCACCGGCGCTCTGGATATGGCGATGTGGATGGAGTCCGATCGCATGGGGCACTTCAAAGGTGCGATTAGCCAGGAAAAGCTCGACGAGCAGCGGGGCGTGGTCAAGAACGAGAAACGCCAGGGGGAGAACGTACCCTACGGGAAAGCGTTCGACGTCATCGCTGCCAGCACGTTTCCGTCCGATCACCCCTATTCGTGGAGCACCATTGGTTCCATGGAGGATCTGGACAATGCCAGCCTAGAAGATGTGAAACAGTGGTTCTCGGAGTACTACCAGCCAGCCAATGCCATTCTGGTGATTGCCGGTGATATCACCGTCCCGCAAGCCATGGATATGGCGCGCAAGTACTTTGGCAATATTGCCAGTACTTCGGTGCCGCCCGAAATAAAACACTGGGAGCTTCCCACACAGGTCAATAAGCGCAAAGAAATGACCGACCGGGTGCCACAGACCCGGATTTACAAGGTCTGGAATGTGCCGGCAATTGGCAGTACCGACGAAGATGCGCTCGACCTGATGACCTCATTGCTGGCCAATCGCAAGAACTCATTACTGTACCGCCGCTTGGTGCGGGATGAGCAGGTAGCCACCAGTGTGAGTGCCTATTACTACGGACGCCAGCTTGCCGGGCAGCTCATTATTACCGTCGACGTGAAACCGGGCCAATCGGTTGAGAAGGTTGAGAAACTGCTGAACGAGGAACTGCAGCAGTTTGCCGACAATGGTGTCAGTGCGGATGAGTTACGTCGCATTAAACAGAGCCAGTTTGCCTCGGTCGTCAAAGGGCTGGAAAAAATCGGTGGCTTCGGAGGCAAAACCGATATCCTGGCACGTTCAGAATTTTATTACGGCGACCCCGTCGCACTTATCGATGGATTGGATGATTATGCCAAAGTGTCGGTGAGCGACGTGCAGGACGCTGCACAGAAGTGGCTTAAGCCAGAGCACTTCACACTGGTTATTTTCCCGGAGGATAAATACCAGGCGTCGGAACACGATGTCGATCGCTCACAACTGCCGGCAATTGACAAAAATGTCGAACTGGAACTGCCCAAGCAGCAAGAATTTACCCTGAAAAATGGGCTTAAGGTTGTACTGGCGGAGCGCCACGATACGCCGGCGGTATTTATGAAACTGCAGTACCGCGGCGGTGCTTCCGCAGACGGTGACAAGCCGGGCCTTGCATCTGTGGTGGCGCGTATGTTGAGTGAGGGGGCCGGGGATTACGATAGCCTCGGTTTCAGTGCCCGCCAGGAAGAGCTGGGGGCGAGCATCGGTACCGGTAGTGGGCTGGATTACAACTCCATCAGTTTCAGTGCTCTGAAGTCGCAGCTCAAGCCGTCTCTGGAATTGTTCCGCGATGTCATCACTGCGCCCCAGTTTCCAGAGGAAGACTTAACCCGGGTCAAATCCAACTGGCTCGATTCCATTCGTCAGGAAGAGGCGCAGCCCCAAGGGCTCGCCATGCGCAAGTTGCCGCCACTTCTCTATGGTGAAAACCACCCCTACAGTGCGCCACTTACGGGCTCTGGCACCCCGGAAGCCGTCTCTTCCATTACCCGCGATGATTTGGTGAATTATCACGATACCTGGCTGCGTCCCGATAATGCGCAGCTGACCGTGGTGGGTGACGTGAACAGGGACGAAATCGAAAAGCTGCTCAACGACACGCTGGGCAAGTGGCGCGCACCAAAAGAGCCGCTACCAGACCTCAACATTGCGAAGGTCGAGCGCCCGGAGGGCGCCCGCATTTTCCTTCTGGATCGCCCGGGTGCGGAGCAAAGCTATGTGATGGCAGGCCTGCTGATGCCGCCCTGGCAGCCAGATGGGGCGGAAGCGTTCGATGCAATGGCGTCCGCGGTTGCCGGTAAATTTACCTCGCGGATCAATATGAACCTGCGCGAAGACAAAAACTGGTCCTACGGTGCGCGGGCGGTATCCATGGACGCAGAAGGGCAGCGGCCGTATATCGTCATTGCGCCGGTGCAGACAGATAAAACCGCCGCGGCAATGCAAGAGATTTTGAAGGAATACAACGCGTATCTGAATGATCGCCCAATTGAAGACAATGAGCTGAGTGACTACAAAGATGATGAGGTCCTGAAGCAGAGTGCGCGTTTTCAGACCAAGGGGCAGCTGCTTTCCAGTATTGCCTGGCAGATCGAGAAAGGCTTGCCGCCAGAATACATCGCGGACTACCCGCAGCGTGTCAGCTCCTTGAGCAAGGAGCAGGTGGTGCAGGCGGCCAAGGACAATCTGGCGCCAGATCAATTTACCTGGGTAATCGTCGGCGACCTCGACAAGATCAAGCAAGATATCGAAGCGCTGGACCTGGGGCCGGTGCAGGTACTGCCGACAGAGCAATGA
- a CDS encoding Glu/Leu/Phe/Val dehydrogenase dimerization domain-containing protein produces MSVFSHPAYDNHEEVAFYHDAKSGLKAIIAVHNTNLGPALGGCRMWPYADDAEALNDVLRLSRGMTYKSAMSGLKLGGGKSVIIGDPRKQKTPELLHAMGDFLNTLGGRYITAEDSGTSVADMKIIGERSEFVSGVIAGQEHGGDPSPSTAYGVFVGLKAAAQHRWGREDLNGMKVSIQGVGNVGFRLAKLLKEAGAELFVTDIFQENIDRAVNELGATAVGADEIFDLDVDMFAPCALGAILNDKTIERLKVGAIAGAANNQLAEERHAQVLKERGILYTPDYVINAGGIIDVYYQQVGQAKGEYDAGQVKSHIETIATTMHEVFERAEESGETTAHIADRVAEERFGHEDALNNSDSAAA; encoded by the coding sequence ATGAGTGTTTTTTCCCACCCTGCCTACGATAACCACGAAGAAGTTGCTTTCTACCACGACGCCAAAAGCGGCCTGAAGGCAATTATTGCGGTACATAACACCAACCTTGGCCCAGCTCTGGGCGGTTGCCGCATGTGGCCCTATGCGGACGATGCAGAAGCCCTGAACGATGTTCTGCGCCTTTCCCGCGGTATGACATACAAATCTGCCATGTCCGGGCTCAAGCTCGGCGGTGGCAAGTCCGTGATTATTGGCGACCCGCGCAAGCAGAAGACTCCGGAGCTACTGCACGCAATGGGCGATTTTCTGAACACCCTCGGTGGCCGCTACATTACCGCGGAAGACAGTGGTACCAGCGTCGCCGATATGAAGATCATTGGTGAGCGCAGCGAATTTGTTTCCGGAGTGATTGCCGGCCAGGAACACGGTGGCGATCCATCTCCCTCTACCGCATACGGTGTGTTTGTCGGTCTGAAGGCTGCAGCACAGCACCGCTGGGGTCGCGAAGACCTGAATGGCATGAAGGTATCTATTCAGGGCGTGGGCAATGTGGGCTTCCGCCTGGCCAAGCTGTTGAAAGAGGCTGGTGCCGAGCTGTTCGTGACCGATATCTTCCAGGAGAACATTGATCGCGCGGTGAATGAGCTTGGCGCGACTGCGGTCGGCGCGGATGAGATTTTCGATCTGGATGTGGACATGTTTGCGCCCTGTGCCCTGGGTGCAATTCTGAATGACAAGACGATTGAGCGGCTCAAGGTTGGCGCCATTGCCGGCGCGGCCAACAACCAGCTGGCGGAAGAGCGCCATGCACAGGTGTTGAAAGAGCGCGGCATTCTCTACACCCCGGATTACGTGATTAATGCCGGTGGCATCATCGATGTGTATTACCAGCAAGTGGGACAGGCGAAGGGCGAGTATGACGCTGGCCAGGTGAAATCGCATATCGAAACCATTGCCACCACCATGCACGAAGTTTTTGAGCGTGCCGAAGAGTCTGGTGAAACCACTGCGCACATTGCAGACCGTGTTGCCGAGGAGCGCTTCGGTCACGAAGACGCGTTGAACAATTCAGACTCCGCTGCTGCGTAA
- a CDS encoding VacB/RNase II family 3'-5' exoribonuclease, whose amino-acid sequence MLNADALKQLSQLKSDIRSTKEFAEGRVRGANGKFGFVVLDDGREAFLPPAEMDRVFPGDRVKVSLTEEDKGKLSAELDSLISTELKYLVGQYVQRGQGHFIQPSEHGFSRWIFLPPKARGKAQPGEFIACSISRHPFKDGKSQAKVESVIGKPDMAGIEHAFVVAQHRLPNTFSKGALEQAEAIPAQLESICTDRKDLSELGFVTIDSESTRDMDDAIAITKTDAGWTLHIAVADPSSLIEAGSPLDKDALARANSVYLAGETLPMLPAGLCENSFSLLEGQLRPALVMHIVVSEDGALNGFEYEFAAIRSQHKLSYSQVAQYIDGDAAAVPETQHQALSELNALSKARAQYRSGHSLVMEDRPDYDLILNEKRKIERIEKQERTSAQRMVEEAMLAANISAGGKLAELGAGCFSIHLGFRDERMTEIRALLKDVMPEYAEQDLHQLDVYLKLVKTLEADEDAEKKNTLAVLKRMLRPGELSGNAAAHLGLGIAHYATVTSPIRKFNDLHNHRVLRAAADQQTLPTLADEHGEALQQSVTTGRQADRALQQWLYCQYLENKIDQTFTGKITLVNGAGIGVRLDDNGINGFVRFNSKKNPFDFDGKRLRITRGEEQFQLDQEVRVKVSAVDTDKRRIAFELVTETAASE is encoded by the coding sequence ATGCTCAACGCCGATGCCCTCAAACAGCTGTCCCAGCTGAAGTCCGATATCCGCTCCACCAAAGAATTTGCCGAAGGACGCGTACGCGGCGCCAACGGTAAATTTGGCTTTGTGGTACTGGATGACGGGCGCGAGGCTTTCCTGCCCCCAGCCGAAATGGATCGAGTTTTCCCGGGCGACCGCGTTAAGGTGAGCCTGACCGAAGAAGATAAGGGCAAACTGTCCGCGGAGCTGGATAGCCTGATCTCCACCGAACTGAAGTACCTGGTGGGCCAGTATGTACAACGTGGTCAGGGTCACTTTATCCAGCCCAGCGAGCACGGCTTTTCGCGCTGGATCTTTTTGCCGCCCAAAGCCCGCGGCAAGGCGCAACCGGGGGAGTTCATCGCCTGTAGCATTTCCCGCCACCCGTTCAAAGACGGTAAGTCCCAGGCAAAAGTAGAAAGCGTAATCGGCAAGCCCGATATGGCCGGAATCGAGCACGCCTTTGTGGTCGCGCAACACCGCCTGCCCAACACGTTTAGCAAAGGTGCCCTCGAGCAGGCAGAAGCCATTCCCGCGCAGCTGGAGAGCATCTGCACAGACCGCAAGGATCTTTCGGAGCTTGGTTTTGTCACCATCGATTCTGAAAGCACCCGCGATATGGACGATGCCATCGCGATTACGAAAACCGACGCAGGCTGGACTCTGCACATCGCCGTAGCCGACCCTTCCAGTCTGATCGAAGCCGGCAGCCCGCTGGACAAAGACGCGCTTGCGCGGGCCAACAGTGTGTATCTCGCCGGCGAAACCCTGCCAATGTTGCCTGCAGGTTTGTGCGAGAACAGTTTCTCCCTGCTGGAAGGCCAGCTGCGCCCTGCTCTGGTGATGCATATTGTGGTATCCGAAGACGGCGCGCTGAACGGTTTCGAATACGAGTTTGCCGCGATCCGCTCCCAGCACAAGCTGAGCTATAGCCAGGTTGCCCAGTACATCGATGGCGATGCCGCTGCAGTGCCAGAAACCCAGCATCAGGCCCTTAGTGAACTGAACGCCCTCAGTAAAGCGCGTGCACAGTACCGCTCTGGCCACTCTCTGGTAATGGAAGACCGCCCGGACTACGACCTGATTCTGAATGAAAAGCGCAAGATCGAGCGCATCGAAAAGCAGGAGCGTACTTCTGCCCAACGCATGGTTGAAGAAGCCATGCTGGCCGCGAATATTTCGGCGGGCGGCAAGCTCGCCGAACTCGGTGCCGGCTGTTTCTCCATCCATCTGGGCTTCCGCGACGAACGCATGACCGAGATCCGCGCCCTGCTGAAAGACGTGATGCCGGAGTACGCAGAGCAGGACCTGCACCAGCTCGACGTCTACCTCAAGTTGGTAAAAACCCTTGAAGCCGATGAGGATGCAGAGAAGAAGAATACGCTGGCGGTGCTCAAACGCATGCTGCGCCCAGGCGAACTGTCCGGCAATGCCGCCGCCCACCTCGGCCTGGGCATTGCCCACTACGCCACCGTGACCTCGCCGATCCGCAAGTTCAACGACCTGCACAACCACCGGGTACTGCGTGCCGCTGCTGATCAGCAAACCCTACCAACCCTGGCCGACGAACACGGTGAAGCCCTGCAGCAAAGTGTCACCACTGGCCGCCAGGCAGACCGCGCCCTGCAACAGTGGCTGTACTGCCAGTATCTGGAAAACAAAATCGACCAGACCTTTACTGGCAAAATCACCCTGGTCAACGGTGCGGGTATCGGCGTACGCCTGGACGACAACGGCATCAATGGATTTGTGCGCTTTAACAGCAAAAAGAATCCATTCGATTTCGACGGCAAGCGCCTGCGCATTACCCGCGGAGAAGAGCAGTTCCAGCTGGATCAAGAAGTGCGCGTAAAAGTAAGCGCCGTAGATACTGATAAGCGACGCATTGCGTTTGAACTGGTTACGGAAACCGCGGCTAGCGAGTAA
- a CDS encoding aminoacyl-histidine dipeptidase: protein MSSIAELNPTPLWKHFAKLCEIPRPSKHEDQVVAYIVDFAKNRGLDVKLDQVGNVILKKPATPGMENRKILAMQSHVDMVPQKNADTEHDFLTDSIKPYVDGEWVTAEGTTLGADNGIGVAAILALMESTDIPHPPLEALLTIDEEAGMTGAKHLQPGHFEADLLLNLDTEDEGELYVGCAGGVDINVTLPYTAEPLPAGHQAFKLSVRGLRGGHSGLDIDKGRGNANKIANRIIDAALQQIPALRIASLDGGSLRNAIPRESFSVITVPAEQAAQLQEIFQQATAIIKAELDNEAKLDIALEGTDAPASVLDTEAQLKLIRAIRCCPNDVERMSTALEGIADTSNNLARVVTETENGNAQVRIQCLVRSLSDSARDAHGLNVAAAFQLAGANALLENDYPGWTPNMQSPLLALMKDVYKDMEGSEPEVKVIHAGLECGLLAKPYPNWDMVSFGPTIRRAHSPEERVHIQSVANFWDYFVKVVGAIPSN, encoded by the coding sequence ATGTCGAGCATCGCTGAACTGAACCCAACGCCGCTGTGGAAACACTTCGCAAAGTTGTGCGAGATCCCGCGCCCATCCAAGCATGAAGACCAGGTAGTGGCGTATATTGTCGATTTCGCAAAAAATCGCGGGCTCGACGTCAAGCTGGATCAGGTCGGCAACGTCATCCTGAAGAAGCCCGCTACTCCGGGCATGGAAAATCGCAAAATTCTGGCGATGCAGAGCCACGTAGACATGGTGCCGCAGAAAAATGCCGACACCGAGCACGATTTCCTGACCGACTCCATCAAACCCTATGTGGATGGTGAATGGGTAACCGCAGAAGGCACTACCCTCGGCGCTGATAACGGCATCGGCGTGGCCGCGATTCTGGCATTAATGGAATCCACCGATATTCCGCACCCGCCGCTGGAAGCCCTGCTGACCATCGACGAGGAAGCGGGCATGACCGGTGCGAAACACCTGCAGCCAGGCCACTTTGAAGCGGACCTGTTGCTGAACCTCGACACTGAAGACGAAGGCGAGCTGTACGTGGGTTGTGCCGGCGGTGTCGATATCAATGTAACCCTGCCCTACACCGCAGAACCCCTGCCGGCCGGCCATCAGGCGTTCAAACTGAGCGTACGCGGCCTGCGCGGCGGTCACTCCGGGCTGGATATCGACAAAGGGCGCGGCAACGCCAACAAGATAGCCAACCGCATCATCGATGCCGCCCTGCAGCAAATTCCAGCACTGCGAATCGCCAGCCTCGATGGCGGCAGCCTGCGCAATGCGATTCCGCGCGAATCGTTTTCTGTGATTACCGTACCTGCGGAACAGGCGGCGCAGCTGCAAGAAATTTTCCAGCAGGCCACAGCAATCATCAAAGCGGAACTGGATAACGAAGCGAAGTTGGATATCGCACTGGAGGGCACCGATGCACCGGCAAGTGTGTTGGATACCGAAGCGCAGCTGAAGCTGATTCGCGCTATCCGCTGCTGCCCCAACGACGTAGAGCGTATGAGCACCGCGCTGGAAGGCATTGCCGATACCTCCAACAACCTGGCGCGCGTCGTCACCGAAACCGAAAACGGTAACGCACAAGTGCGCATCCAGTGCCTGGTACGCAGCCTGTCAGACAGCGCACGTGATGCGCACGGCCTGAATGTGGCCGCAGCCTTCCAGCTGGCCGGCGCCAATGCCCTACTGGAAAATGACTACCCCGGCTGGACACCAAACATGCAGTCGCCGCTGCTGGCACTAATGAAGGATGTCTACAAGGATATGGAAGGTAGCGAGCCGGAGGTGAAAGTGATCCATGCCGGCCTCGAGTGCGGCCTACTGGCCAAGCCGTACCCCAACTGGGATATGGTTTCTTTCGGCCCCACCATTCGTCGCGCGCACTCGCCGGAAGAGCGCGTGCACATCCAGAGTGTGGCAAATTTCTGGGATTACTTTGTGAAGGTTGTTGGGGCAATTCCCAGCAACTAA
- a CDS encoding HAD family hydrolase: MAQYEWLLFDLDGTLSDPAEGFVNCMNHALVFHDQAPRAADELTPYIGPPLEHTIGNLTGNTSDAFVSSMVGKYRERYGDTGYAENTLYPGVNQMLETLRESKNVRLGVCTSKRADFATRILEQFNLLPFFEFVSGGDVGIGKWQQLEKLLAENTISRNTLMIGDRHFDLNAAHKNQLKSAGVLWGYGSREELQEHQPAYLFAHPQEIGRQFCRA, from the coding sequence ATGGCACAGTACGAGTGGTTGCTTTTTGACCTGGACGGCACACTGAGTGATCCGGCAGAAGGCTTTGTAAACTGCATGAATCACGCATTGGTATTCCACGACCAGGCACCGAGAGCGGCAGACGAGTTGACGCCCTACATTGGTCCTCCGCTGGAACACACGATCGGTAACCTCACGGGTAATACCAGCGATGCATTTGTCAGCTCCATGGTGGGCAAGTACCGGGAGCGCTATGGAGACACCGGCTACGCCGAAAACACCCTCTACCCTGGGGTGAACCAAATGCTGGAGACCCTGCGCGAAAGCAAGAACGTTCGTCTCGGCGTTTGCACGTCAAAACGCGCCGACTTTGCCACTCGTATTCTCGAGCAGTTCAATCTGTTGCCCTTTTTTGAATTCGTCAGCGGCGGTGATGTAGGTATCGGGAAATGGCAGCAACTGGAAAAGCTGCTGGCGGAAAACACCATTAGCCGCAACACACTGATGATCGGCGACCGCCACTTTGATCTGAACGCCGCGCACAAAAATCAGCTGAAGTCCGCGGGCGTACTTTGGGGATATGGCTCCCGCGAAGAGCTGCAAGAGCATCAACCGGCCTACCTGTTTGCGCACCCACAGGAAATTGGCAGGCAGTTTTGCCGAGCCTAG
- the rdgC gene encoding recombination-associated protein RdgC has product MWFKNLRVYRLTREFTLSAEQLNEMLEPDTFTPCGSQDMARYGWVPPLGRHGTELVHAANGYLMVCAKKQEKVIPAAVVNEKVEEMALAISEKEARSVGRKERQNLKDEVLLEMRPKAFARSRLQFAYIDPKDNWIVVNASSAKAAEELLENLREAISSLSVVPVAAKNIPQQSMTHWLTAPEAPTNFEFGHECELRDPQESGSVIRCKNQDLCAEEIHNHLVAGMQVHKLGLIWRDGVELMVDDQLAIKRLKFSDEVTEKADNVDADNAAQRFDIEFSVMTLEISALLKDLLAAFGGLNTDTASVDEIVARASREERDRQVSSEVEEVI; this is encoded by the coding sequence ATGTGGTTTAAGAACCTGCGCGTCTACCGCCTCACCCGAGAATTCACCCTGTCAGCGGAACAGCTCAACGAGATGCTGGAACCGGATACCTTTACTCCCTGCGGCAGCCAGGATATGGCGCGCTACGGCTGGGTGCCCCCGCTGGGGCGTCACGGCACCGAGCTGGTACACGCTGCCAATGGCTACCTGATGGTATGCGCCAAGAAGCAGGAAAAAGTGATCCCTGCGGCGGTGGTCAACGAGAAGGTCGAAGAAATGGCGCTGGCTATTTCTGAAAAAGAGGCCCGCAGTGTGGGCCGCAAGGAGCGGCAGAACCTGAAGGATGAAGTGCTGCTGGAAATGCGACCAAAAGCCTTCGCCCGTTCGCGCCTGCAGTTTGCCTACATTGACCCCAAAGATAACTGGATCGTGGTCAACGCATCTTCCGCGAAAGCGGCGGAAGAGCTGCTGGAAAATCTGCGTGAAGCCATCAGCAGCCTGTCGGTGGTGCCGGTCGCCGCAAAGAATATCCCTCAGCAGTCCATGACCCACTGGCTGACCGCACCTGAAGCACCCACCAATTTCGAGTTTGGTCACGAGTGCGAGCTGCGCGACCCGCAGGAATCCGGCAGTGTCATTCGCTGTAAAAACCAGGACCTGTGCGCGGAGGAGATCCATAACCATCTCGTCGCCGGCATGCAGGTGCACAAGCTGGGGCTGATCTGGCGCGACGGTGTCGAGCTGATGGTGGACGATCAGCTGGCGATCAAACGCTTGAAATTCAGTGACGAGGTTACCGAAAAAGCGGACAACGTAGATGCGGATAATGCTGCTCAGCGTTTCGACATTGAGTTCTCGGTTATGACCCTCGAAATTTCTGCACTGCTGAAAGATTTGCTGGCTGCCTTTGGCGGGCTCAATACCGATACCGCCAGCGTGGACGAAATCGTTGCCCGTGCCAGCCGCGAGGAACGCGACCGGCAGGTGAGCAGCGAAGTCGAAGAGGTCATTTGA
- a CDS encoding DUF4136 domain-containing protein: protein MTFRKFSLFSLLPLAITALLTLCGCANNTSSQQSASMAQYRTFGFVPQNGTPSRATSLAHNAVSQELMSRGMMPSDNPDVLVNVHVFANRQVKMPRNSNLGFAAARYPYLEEYYNNLPPGYHANVSQYTEGHLTVDILDTRQKRVVWRGQANKPVTRRVLNNPTRAMDQAVGEAFRSFPSQRR, encoded by the coding sequence ATGACCTTCCGTAAATTCTCCCTATTTTCCCTGCTTCCTCTCGCAATTACCGCGCTGCTAACACTTTGCGGCTGCGCCAACAACACCTCCTCTCAACAGTCCGCCAGTATGGCCCAGTACCGAACCTTCGGGTTTGTTCCGCAAAACGGCACACCGAGCCGTGCCACCAGCCTCGCCCACAACGCCGTGTCGCAAGAGCTGATGTCTCGCGGCATGATGCCGAGCGATAACCCGGATGTACTGGTCAACGTACATGTGTTCGCCAATCGTCAGGTGAAAATGCCGAGAAATTCGAACCTCGGTTTTGCCGCCGCGCGCTATCCATATCTCGAGGAGTACTACAACAACCTGCCTCCCGGCTATCACGCTAACGTTAGCCAATACACCGAGGGCCACCTGACGGTAGACATACTGGATACCCGACAGAAGCGTGTGGTCTGGCGTGGCCAGGCCAACAAGCCAGTAACGCGCAGAGTACTCAACAACCCGACCCGCGCGATGGATCAGGCTGTGGGGGAAGCTTTCCGCAGTTTCCCGTCGCAACGGCGCTAA